In Rhinatrema bivittatum chromosome 1, aRhiBiv1.1, whole genome shotgun sequence, a single genomic region encodes these proteins:
- the UBL4A gene encoding ubiquitin-like protein 4A isoform X3, which translates to MRKEKQFFPYNPCGVDQIRRFIAKKCSIKVSEQEKICAVKSLVAEKLNVPSGQQRLLYKGKALSDEHRLSDYSIGPDSKLNLVVKSLDKPLTEESPRRITPQLQPVWHLLSRVLARHFSSTDAEKILEYVQKDYDRGLRLLSLDDIERLATRLLHPEVAEAVEIGFLD; encoded by the exons ATGAGAAAGGAGAAGCAATTTTTCCCTTACAATCCCTGTGGAGTAGACCAAATAAGGAGATtcattgccaagaagtgcagcATTAAG GTCTCTGAGCAAGAAAAGATCTGTGCTGTGAAGAGTCTGGTGGCCGAGAAGTTGAATGTCCCCTCAGGGCAACAGCGGCTTCTCTATAAAGGGAAAGCCTTGTCAG aTGAACATCGGCTCTCTGATTATTCTATTGGTCCAGACTCCAAACTCAATCTGGTGGTGAAATCATTGGACAAGCCACTGACTGAAGAGTCCCCCAGAAGAATAACCCCCCAGCTTCAGCCAGTTTGGCATCTTCTCTCTCGGGTACTGGCACGGCATTTCAGCAGCACCGATGCAGAGAAGATTCTGGAATATGTACAAAAG GACTATGATCGGGGCCTTAGGTTGCTGAGTCTGGATGACATAGAGAGATTAGCAACTCGCCTGTTGCACCCAGAGGTGGCAGAAGCTGTGGAGATAGGGTTTCTGGACTAG
- the UBL4A gene encoding ubiquitin-like protein 4A isoform X6, which translates to MRLTVSEQEKICAVKSLVAEKLNVPSGQQRLLYKGKALSDEHRLSDYSIGPDSKLNLVVKSLDKPLTEESPRRITPQLQPVWHLLSRVLARHFSSTDAEKILEYVQKDYDRGLRLLSLDDIERLATRLLHPEVAEAVEIGFLD; encoded by the exons ATGCGGCTCACG GTCTCTGAGCAAGAAAAGATCTGTGCTGTGAAGAGTCTGGTGGCCGAGAAGTTGAATGTCCCCTCAGGGCAACAGCGGCTTCTCTATAAAGGGAAAGCCTTGTCAG aTGAACATCGGCTCTCTGATTATTCTATTGGTCCAGACTCCAAACTCAATCTGGTGGTGAAATCATTGGACAAGCCACTGACTGAAGAGTCCCCCAGAAGAATAACCCCCCAGCTTCAGCCAGTTTGGCATCTTCTCTCTCGGGTACTGGCACGGCATTTCAGCAGCACCGATGCAGAGAAGATTCTGGAATATGTACAAAAG GACTATGATCGGGGCCTTAGGTTGCTGAGTCTGGATGACATAGAGAGATTAGCAACTCGCCTGTTGCACCCAGAGGTGGCAGAAGCTGTGGAGATAGGGTTTCTGGACTAG
- the UBL4A gene encoding ubiquitin-like protein 4A isoform X1, with protein sequence MRLTVKALQGLECSLQVTGNTGAGTGSRGRRPEAKPVYADAGLLIVYRVRCKIFPQVSEQEKICAVKSLVAEKLNVPSGQQRLLYKGKALSDEHRLSDYSIGPDSKLNLVVKSLDKPLTEESPRRITPQLQPVWHLLSRVLARHFSSTDAEKILEYVQKDYDRGLRLLSLDDIERLATRLLHPEVAEAVEIGFLD encoded by the exons ATGCGGCTCACGGTAAAAGCactgcagggcctggagtgcagtTTGCAGGTAACCGGAAATACGGGCGCAGGGACCGGAAGTAGAGGGAGAAGACCGGAAGCGAAGCCGGTATATGCAGATGCAGGACTCCTGATAGTTTATCGGGTTCGCTGTAAAATCTTCCCCCAG GTCTCTGAGCAAGAAAAGATCTGTGCTGTGAAGAGTCTGGTGGCCGAGAAGTTGAATGTCCCCTCAGGGCAACAGCGGCTTCTCTATAAAGGGAAAGCCTTGTCAG aTGAACATCGGCTCTCTGATTATTCTATTGGTCCAGACTCCAAACTCAATCTGGTGGTGAAATCATTGGACAAGCCACTGACTGAAGAGTCCCCCAGAAGAATAACCCCCCAGCTTCAGCCAGTTTGGCATCTTCTCTCTCGGGTACTGGCACGGCATTTCAGCAGCACCGATGCAGAGAAGATTCTGGAATATGTACAAAAG GACTATGATCGGGGCCTTAGGTTGCTGAGTCTGGATGACATAGAGAGATTAGCAACTCGCCTGTTGCACCCAGAGGTGGCAGAAGCTGTGGAGATAGGGTTTCTGGACTAG
- the UBL4A gene encoding ubiquitin-like protein 4A isoform X4, giving the protein MCTIALPFLRKLKQPANALNPLQVSEQEKICAVKSLVAEKLNVPSGQQRLLYKGKALSDEHRLSDYSIGPDSKLNLVVKSLDKPLTEESPRRITPQLQPVWHLLSRVLARHFSSTDAEKILEYVQKDYDRGLRLLSLDDIERLATRLLHPEVAEAVEIGFLD; this is encoded by the exons ATGTGCACCATAGCACTGCCTTTCCTTAGGAAGCTAAAACAGCCAGCTAATGCTTTGAACCCACTCCAG GTCTCTGAGCAAGAAAAGATCTGTGCTGTGAAGAGTCTGGTGGCCGAGAAGTTGAATGTCCCCTCAGGGCAACAGCGGCTTCTCTATAAAGGGAAAGCCTTGTCAG aTGAACATCGGCTCTCTGATTATTCTATTGGTCCAGACTCCAAACTCAATCTGGTGGTGAAATCATTGGACAAGCCACTGACTGAAGAGTCCCCCAGAAGAATAACCCCCCAGCTTCAGCCAGTTTGGCATCTTCTCTCTCGGGTACTGGCACGGCATTTCAGCAGCACCGATGCAGAGAAGATTCTGGAATATGTACAAAAG GACTATGATCGGGGCCTTAGGTTGCTGAGTCTGGATGACATAGAGAGATTAGCAACTCGCCTGTTGCACCCAGAGGTGGCAGAAGCTGTGGAGATAGGGTTTCTGGACTAG
- the UBL4A gene encoding ubiquitin-like protein 4A isoform X2, protein MRLTVKALQGLECSLQVTGNTGAGTGSRGRRPEAKPVSEQEKICAVKSLVAEKLNVPSGQQRLLYKGKALSDEHRLSDYSIGPDSKLNLVVKSLDKPLTEESPRRITPQLQPVWHLLSRVLARHFSSTDAEKILEYVQKDYDRGLRLLSLDDIERLATRLLHPEVAEAVEIGFLD, encoded by the exons ATGCGGCTCACGGTAAAAGCactgcagggcctggagtgcagtTTGCAGGTAACCGGAAATACGGGCGCAGGGACCGGAAGTAGAGGGAGAAGACCGGAAGCGAAGCCG GTCTCTGAGCAAGAAAAGATCTGTGCTGTGAAGAGTCTGGTGGCCGAGAAGTTGAATGTCCCCTCAGGGCAACAGCGGCTTCTCTATAAAGGGAAAGCCTTGTCAG aTGAACATCGGCTCTCTGATTATTCTATTGGTCCAGACTCCAAACTCAATCTGGTGGTGAAATCATTGGACAAGCCACTGACTGAAGAGTCCCCCAGAAGAATAACCCCCCAGCTTCAGCCAGTTTGGCATCTTCTCTCTCGGGTACTGGCACGGCATTTCAGCAGCACCGATGCAGAGAAGATTCTGGAATATGTACAAAAG GACTATGATCGGGGCCTTAGGTTGCTGAGTCTGGATGACATAGAGAGATTAGCAACTCGCCTGTTGCACCCAGAGGTGGCAGAAGCTGTGGAGATAGGGTTTCTGGACTAG
- the UBL4A gene encoding ubiquitin-like protein 4A isoform X5 — MRLTVKALQGLECSLQVSEQEKICAVKSLVAEKLNVPSGQQRLLYKGKALSDEHRLSDYSIGPDSKLNLVVKSLDKPLTEESPRRITPQLQPVWHLLSRVLARHFSSTDAEKILEYVQKDYDRGLRLLSLDDIERLATRLLHPEVAEAVEIGFLD, encoded by the exons ATGCGGCTCACGGTAAAAGCactgcagggcctggagtgcagtTTGCAG GTCTCTGAGCAAGAAAAGATCTGTGCTGTGAAGAGTCTGGTGGCCGAGAAGTTGAATGTCCCCTCAGGGCAACAGCGGCTTCTCTATAAAGGGAAAGCCTTGTCAG aTGAACATCGGCTCTCTGATTATTCTATTGGTCCAGACTCCAAACTCAATCTGGTGGTGAAATCATTGGACAAGCCACTGACTGAAGAGTCCCCCAGAAGAATAACCCCCCAGCTTCAGCCAGTTTGGCATCTTCTCTCTCGGGTACTGGCACGGCATTTCAGCAGCACCGATGCAGAGAAGATTCTGGAATATGTACAAAAG GACTATGATCGGGGCCTTAGGTTGCTGAGTCTGGATGACATAGAGAGATTAGCAACTCGCCTGTTGCACCCAGAGGTGGCAGAAGCTGTGGAGATAGGGTTTCTGGACTAG